A portion of the Malania oleifera isolate guangnan ecotype guangnan chromosome 3, ASM2987363v1, whole genome shotgun sequence genome contains these proteins:
- the LOC131151894 gene encoding uncharacterized protein LOC131151894, with the protein MSSYENVVGGKLKLKGKALDVKAGGIKKKKKHKKHDEGSNALGNDLSTGGNVSTDHTEDIDETNKDDGKEQVASIDDHLTPAERRYIEQRGQIDLHRMAKTANKSHRDRIQDFNQYLANLSEHYDIPKVGPG; encoded by the exons ATGTCGTCATATGAGAACGTTGTTGGTGGAAAGCTGAAGTTGAAGGGCAAAGCTTTGGATGTGAAAGCAGGTgggataaaaaagaaaaagaaacacaAGAAGCATGATGAGGGATCTAATGCATTGGGAAATGATCTCTCTACAG GTGGAAATGTATCAACTGATCACACTGAGGACATAGATGAGACCAATAAAGATGATGGAAAAGAACAGGTTGCTTCAATTGATGATCATCTTACACCTGCTGAGAGGCGGTATATTGAGCAGAGGGGGCAAATTGATCTTCACAGAATGGCTAAGACTGCCAACAAATCGCATCGTGATCGGATTCAAGATTTTAATCAGTATCTAGCAAACCTAAGCGAGCATTATGACATTCCGAAAGTTGGCCCTGGTTGA